The following is a genomic window from Triplophysa dalaica isolate WHDGS20190420 chromosome 22, ASM1584641v1, whole genome shotgun sequence.
TGTGAGTACACTCTACAAATCACCTGTCACTCGCAGCACTTCCTTCTGTGTACGAATATGACGAAATGACGCTTAGACGAAAGACACCAAATAAGGATCTCTGGGAAAGACGACCCGACAGGACAAATTACAAACCATTATTACAAAGCTTTCCGTGATGAATCCCACAAGGGTAGtgacacagttttaaacaccgTTCTTTCATGTACTTTCcaataatttgttttaacaaatgtttactCAAAATTGCTTACGgactgcccctttaagagctcaGTGTGAAACTGCTTTTGGATATTTGATCCACTGAATTACCTTTGTCCTGTTTCGCTCCTCAAGTATCTTCATGTCACTCAAAATCAACAAAGCTTTATACGTATGACTAAGAATACAAGTGCTTTCAATGTTTAACCTGTTAGTGCTGGTGATCACCCACACAAAAAACAAGTATACTTAatgctcatttttttttatagacaAGTTCAATTATATGTAGAAAGTAACATCAGTGTACTACTTGacatatttcaatattactTGGTATTAAAGTTGCCATatagtttataaaagtatatgTTTACACAATGAGTTTACAACCAAGTTTTTGCTACTAAAACGAATGAACTGCTAACCAGTTCACTTGTtctatacattatatttactgaaaataaataaagttttgaactACAAGCCAGGTGTCAGGCACGTAGAATACTTTGTGATAGTATTTTGatacccaaaatgaaaatgatgtcatcattaacaaacactattgtcatttcaagcctgtatgactttcaaaatatcttctgttgtgttctgaagaagaaagaaagtcaatacaggtctgaaatgacaagagggtgagtaaatgaggattttaatttttaactATCTGTTTACTGCAGTCCCCAAACGGTACTCTGCTGCCCCCCGGTGGGCTGCATTGGCGTTGCAGGCAGACCTTGGAAAGCTAAATCAAaatttcaaaattatattttagaaaatgtgaGGTAAATTAATTTCACTGAAAAATGATGTTTGAACTAAAAGATTGATGTCATACCTTCACCAAAATATGCAAAGCAAATTTTGTGGTTgcccaaataaaaaatacttataaGTTGTGTATAATAAGTATTATTTTCAAGTATATTTCCATGGGCGAAGTATGTTAAAAGTATTGTATTGCTGTAGCCTATATAGTATactataatgtttttaataagtaGGCCTACATAAAAAGTATAGTTTTTTATATTGAGTTTAAAGCTCAAATCACCCCAATTAATTTGCACCAATCTGAAATTCTGTTGTGCTTTCCTCCCATACAGGCAGTACAGAGGGAGACATCTATTTTCCTCCTCCAGAATCAACTTTTCTTTCTCATCCCCAGTCTCATATCCGCTCTGCTCCTGGTCTCATGCAGTGACCACTACGGGCGTAAAGTGGCCATCGTTTCCCCTCTGGTGGGTGACACTCTATTCACCCTCAGTTATTTTGTTGTCAGTATATTCTCCCTCAACCTCAAATACCTGCTAGCTGCCTCCTTCATAACCGGCATGATGGGAGGACCCACCTCTCTGATCGGAGGATGTTTTGCTTACGTTGCCGACCTCTGCGGAAAAGATCCGGAAGGACAGAAGACTGTCCGAATGGCCCGCCTGGATATGATTCTCGGTGTGTTATCTGGTTTAGCTTCTCTTTGTACTGGATTCTACATTAAAGTGGCAGGCTTCAGCTGGCCCTTCCTTACGGCGGTATTTCTGCATCTTCTGAACCTTTGCTACGTATTGGGGGTTTTAAAGGAGTCCCTGGTTCTTCCAAGTTCTCCCCAGTCTACATCCATCACATCTGAAGCTCCTCGGATGCGTCGGCCTGGAGCGCTGTGCGCCCGTCTGCAGGGGGTTTACCTGCTGTTTGCGGCTTCCACGTGGCAGCGGAACACAGTGCTCCTGCTCTTGCTAGCTGCTTTTGCCTCTTATAAGGTGATCATGGAATCATTTTAACACTAAAAATCACATTAGAGATGTGCCGATATATCGACTAATAATGAGAatcgatttaaaaaaagtcatactATCAGCCTTCTGcagatatattaatatatatattcataaatatgaattttcgATCTTCTGATTCTCAACAgtcggcagatatcactctgaataagtGGTTATCGGCATCAGTGGAGAAATGTagtatcagtgcatctctaaaTCATATTCACCTTACTTTCAAAATTCaacatctgtggaacacaaaagaaaatattttgagaaatgtttatggttttgtgtccatacaatggaagttaatgggggccagtgtagttcggttaccaatattcttccaaatatcttcttttgtgttctggagaggaaagagtcatacaggtctggaatgacacaatgatgatgagaaaataatgaaCTTTCACATTAACTAATCCTCATGTTGTTGTAGTTTTTATAATAACTTAAAATTTGGGTAATTTTCTCCAATTTCTGCTCAATTTGAATTACTGTGTAGCTCAGAGATTAGGAATGATCCATATTTTAGGCACGGAgatgataaaatgtattttttccacaGTTCTCCTTACAAGGTGGCATGTTTATCTTTATCTTGTATGAATTAAACACACCTCTGTGCTGGAGTGAGCTGCTGGTGGGCTATGGCTCGGCTCTTTCCACTGCCATCTTCCTGGTCAGTTTTGCTGGTGTGGCACTGCTGTCACGCTGTCTGCATGATGCCTACATCATTCTGCTGGGCCTGATGTCTGTGGCAGGCGGTCTTATCATGGCAGCGTTTGCAAAATCTACCCTGCTCATGTTCTTAGGTAAGACTGAGTTTAAGCATAATAAGGACGGATAAATAAATGCACGGATGGAacattttatgtgttatttatgaAGTGCGACTGCCTTTGCTGCTGTCCATCATGCCAACCCCTGTCCTACGATCCATGATGTCCAAATTAGTGGCTGGATCTGAACAAGGTAATAATTTGAAAAGCCTTAATAGAGACTGTTTGAATTCATCACATGAGTCATTTGTCAATAAATATATCCAgacattgtaaaatgtattcCCTCTATATAGGTACTCTGAATTATTGATGGATTTTCTAAGGTTTAGGTTCATTTCAAGGTATTTTTGTGCACAGGTGCCATGTTTGCGTGTGTAGCCTTTGTGGAGATTCTGAGTGTTGGTGTTTCATTCATAATGTTCAGCAGCATCTACGCCGCAACACTGTCCTGGTTCTCTGGGTTTACCTTCCTGGTGGCTGCAGGTCTCACTGTCATACCAGCTGCCCTGATGTGGTGAGTACAACATCTCTACATCCTACCTCAACCAGATCTGATtctatttttatgttatatttttatttgtatgtagaAAAACATCTATGTATGTAATACTTTACCTAGAAaataatattctgtcatttttaacagcgaataaacaatgacaaatgaatagttaaaagtacattttaatgttttttagagAACATCTAAGCAAATAATATTTACTATTCTATATTGCACTCTAAAAAAGGACAAGTGatatttaattaatacaaatattgtaaagattttacatcaaatatttttaagtact
Proteins encoded in this region:
- the LOC130411739 gene encoding solute carrier family 46 member 3, which codes for MGRVFLIEPVIGLYAFTIFMIYPLLQQYVYRRLWFQLSGTPYPAESLSHCSNNHSNLSIHQAVQRETSIFLLQNQLFFLIPSLISALLLVSCSDHYGRKVAIVSPLVGDTLFTLSYFVVSIFSLNLKYLLAASFITGMMGGPTSLIGGCFAYVADLCGKDPEGQKTVRMARLDMILGVLSGLASLCTGFYIKVAGFSWPFLTAVFLHLLNLCYVLGVLKESLVLPSSPQSTSITSEAPRMRRPGALCARLQGVYLLFAASTWQRNTVLLLLLAAFASYKFSLQGGMFIFILYELNTPLCWSELLVGYGSALSTAIFLVSFAGVALLSRCLHDAYIILLGLMSVAGGLIMAAFAKSTLLMFLVRLPLLLSIMPTPVLRSMMSKLVAGSEQGAMFACVAFVEILSVGVSFIMFSSIYAATLSWFSGFTFLVAAGLTVIPAALMCVTLCLRLDAYEESSILIEESADNHTEIFELPP